A section of the Oscillospiraceae bacterium genome encodes:
- a CDS encoding PadR family transcriptional regulator: MTVERAKKIYMPMTETMYYILLSLIEPQHGYGIMRHVERITNGRIRLGAGTVYNSLSKLQADDLIELIAESDRRKIYLITEAGQGLIEAELKRLEELSANGRQAM, translated from the coding sequence ATATATGCCGATGACGGAGACGATGTACTACATCTTGCTGTCTCTGATCGAACCGCAGCACGGCTATGGAATCATGCGGCATGTAGAGCGCATCACAAACGGGCGTATCCGTTTGGGAGCCGGTACGGTGTACAACAGCCTGAGTAAGCTCCAGGCCGACGACCTGATTGAATTGATCGCCGAGTCGGACCGGCGGAAGATCTATCTCATCACCGAGGCGGGGCAGGGGCTGATTGAGGCCGAATTGAAGCGCCTCGAGGAACTGAGCGCCAACGGCCGGCAGGCGATGTAA